A genomic window from Pecten maximus chromosome 6, xPecMax1.1, whole genome shotgun sequence includes:
- the LOC117329761 gene encoding uncharacterized protein LOC117329761, whose translation MSSVLTMSPLRCTVCMKQLRVNKNSIVAVFFVSLLIFANFRYNQPTRFRFSHSNVNAVCTLPELDPFDSEIMKLNWHPRPVVCDDSLPFMYIDRKGFIHLNTTTLALKKLTKLDIDCTYQHVERQGDDDVIFKPEVHFTEPEYVHCDFVVGRCRDQTDQSIYENLLINLNSHLVFESKNIRNESQQQLSVLILGIDSISRNGALRKLPKTMKYVEDVLGGITFKGYTKVGENTFPNLVPLLTGRKADPNELPHIFGQGYFDDIPLIHHNFSKSGYATLYAEDWPAFSTFNYAAKGFKVPPSDHYIRPLYLAMKKLQPISTSLDQVLLYLEDKNIKIKSSSLCFRNQLKHVMFLEYFKRFVDSYTNRAKFAFTWINEISHDYSNFLEIADQDFVEFLMWLQNDGHLENSVLVVMSDHGSRTEEIRNTVAGRIEVRMPLLSVVLPERFKQIHPALVETLIQNTKVITTPFDFHTFLSDVLHNNFDDPPPLIMRDGKLPRGISFFQKIPKERTCADAGIHELFCACFTSTPVDISNNIVPKIAQDSITKINHMLVGVKHKCAELTFSKLIDAQLIESNFKRVKEDERFTLRKPLYPTRRRKKKIPCFV comes from the coding sequence ATGTCATCAGTTCTGACAATGTCTCCATTGAGGTGTACGGTCTGTATGAAGCAACTGAGAGTCAACAAGAATTCAATTGTTGCTGTGTTTTTTGTGTCTTTGCTAATTTTCGCCAATTTCCGGTACAACCAGCCAACTCGATTTCGATTCAGTCATAGCAATGTCAACGCCGTGTGCACTTTGCCAGAATTAGATCCTTTCGACAGTGAGATTATGAAACTGAATTGGCACCCACGTCCGGTAGTGTGCGACGATAGTCTACCATTTATGTATATAGATAGAAAAGGTTTCATCCACTTAAACACTACGACATTGGCATTGAAGAAACTGACAAAATTGGATATTGACTGCACTTACCAACATGTGGAACGACAAGGCGacgatgacgtcatatttaaaCCGGAAGTACATTTCACTGAACCAGAGTACGTTCATTGTGACTTTGTGGTCGGCAGGTGTCGTGATCAAACTGATCAAAGCATATATGAAAATTTACTTATAAACCTGAATTCTCATTTAGTGTTTGAATCAAAGAACATTCGTAACGAATCTCAACAACAGCTAAGTGTATTAATATTGGGAATAGATTCGATTTCTAGAAATGGAGCTTTAAGAAAACTTCCTAAAACTATGAAATACGTCGAAGATGTTTTGGGTGGAATCACTTTTAAGGGATATACCAAAGTGGGTGAAAACACTTTCCCTAATTTGGTACCTCTGTTGACAGGAAGGAAGGCGGACCCTAATGAGCTGCCCCATATTTTTGGTCAGGGTTACTTCGATGACATTCCACTCATTCACCATAATTTTTCCAAGTCAGGTTATGCGACCCTATACGCCGAGGACTGGCCGGCGTTCTCCACGTTTAACTATGCAGCCAAAGGCTTCAAAGTCCCGCCAAGTGACCACTACATACGGCCATTGTATCTCGCTATGAAAAAACTACAACCAATTTCCACATCGTTAGATCAAGTTTTACTCTATCTTGAggacaaaaacattaaaataaagtCTTCATCGCTTTGTTTTAGAAATCAGTTAAAACATGTCATGTTTCTGGAATATTTCAAGAGATTTGTTGATAGTTATACAAACAGAGCGAAGTTTGCCTTTACATGGATTAACGAAATAAGTCATGACTACTCAAATTTTCTCGAGATAGCCGATCaagattttgttgaatttttgaTGTGGCTTCAGAACGACGGTCACCTGGAGAACAGTGTCTTGGTGGTAATGAGCGACCATGGAAGCCGAACAGAGGAAATCCGGAACACTGTGGCAGGGCGGATAGAGGTTCGAATGCCACTTTTGTCTGTGGTACTTCCGGAGCGCTTTAAACAAATACACCCTGCCCTCGTGGAGACGCTGATACAGAACACAAAGGTCATAACAACGCCATTTGACTTTCACACATTTCTGAGTGATGTATTGCACAATAACTTTGATGATCCACCCCCGTTGATAATGAGAGATGGTAAACTTCCGAGAGGGATTAgcttttttcaaaaaattccAAAAGAGCGGACATGCGCAGATGCAGGAATACACGAGCTCTTCTGTGCATGTTTCACCAGTACACCTGTTGATATATCTAACAATATTGTGCCAAAAATAGCACAGGATAGTATAACTAAAATTAACCATATGCTGGTTGGCGTCAAACATAAATGTGCCGAGTTGACTTTTTCCAAGTTAATAGACGCACAATTAATTGAATCAAATTTCAAACGTGTTAAGGAAGACGAGAGATTCACCCTAAGGAAACCTCTTTATCCAACccgaagaagaaaaaagaaaataccttGTTTTGTTTAA